The Aminivibrio sp. DNA window CTGAAGAGGCAGTATTCCCGTTTTTTGTCCCTCAGCAGCAGCGTGGAGCGCTTCTGCAGTTTTTCCATTTCCCGCAGACCGGTCTTCTCGCCTTTCCATTTGCACTCCCCGAAAAGGGCCCACTCAATGTCGGATCCCACGATGTCGATTTCCTCCTGCTGCCTGGTTTCCGGGTCGCTGCCCCACCAGCGGGCAAATTCCCGGTAGACTGTACGCAGACTTTTCTGCCTGTTCAGACGGACAAGGTACTGGCGGCAGATATCCTCGAACACTGGGCCGAAGTAGTCGCTGAAATGAGGAGCGATCATCTTTTCGAAAGCCTCGTCCGGCATCCCCATCCCGATGAGGGACATGGCGCCGGGGATGAACCGGTACCAGAAGCGGAAGAGCTGGTCTTTCACCCGGTAGACCACTTTTCTGCTGTTGTTGTCCCCGAAGGGGTAGTCTTTCCGGAGTATCTCCAGGTCGATGAGAGCCTTGAGGTAGTTCGCCACGCTTTTTGACGGCATGCCGACCTTGGTGGAAATTTCGGCCTGGCGGCTTGCACCCCCTGCGATGGCCCGAAGGATGGAATTGTAGACCGCGGGCTCCCGCATTTCCTGTTTCATGAGATTGGCCGGCTCCTCGAACAGGACGCCGGTCCCTGCCAGAAACTCCTCTTCGACGGCCTGTCTGAAGCTGCCGTGACGCCCTGCAGCAAGGAGGTACTGGGGTATTCCTCCGGTGATTCCGTATCCGTAGAGCTGTTCGTGTCCTTTCCAGCCCGGGAAAAACTTCATGCTGTCAAAGCAGTCGAGGGGCTGGATTTTGAACTGGGCGGTCCGCCTGCCGTAGAGGGGGCTTTTGTAGTCCAGAACCTGGTGTTCCATGAAGCTCATGGAGGATCCGCACAGGATGAGAAAAAGCTGTGTCCCGGAGAAATAATGATCGATGGCTTTCTGGAGGATTGAGGGCAGCGACGGGTTGGCTGAGGCGATGTAGGGAAATTCGTCGATGACAAGGACAATTCTCTCTTCCCGGGCAAAGTCGGCTACGTATCTGAAGGCCGAGTCCCAGGAATCGAAAGAGGAAATGAAGGACGACTGCTTCCCGGGGAGGCACCGGAGCACTTCGTCTGAGAACATGCGGAGGGCTTCCGTATCGTTTTGCTCGATCGCCGCATAGAAGAGCGTTTTTTTCCCCGCACAGAATTCACGGATCAGCCGGGTTTTTCCCACCCGCCTGCGGCCGTAGATCACGGGCATCTGGAAGCCTTTTTCCTCATAAAGCCGGTGCAGCTTTTCGAGTTCGTTCTCTCTGCCGATGAACACGAGAACACCTTCCTTAATATCATTTTGCGATTAGTCTAATTGCGATTAGACTAAGTGTGATTAGATATAGCTGATGGTATATTCAAATGGCGGCGGTGTCAAGGGCGGAGGGCAGAGCGGATGGCGAAGCCGGATCGCGGGTCTTTTCCGAAGGAGAAAGACCTCGGACTTGTCGTCCTGAACGGAGTGAAGGACCTGAATTAAAGACTTCAGAATCAACACCAGATCCTTCGGGCGTAAAGATGCCCTCAGGATGACAGACAATGTCTACGCGATCCGGCGAAAAGCACCCGTCAGGACGACAGGCAAGGGCACTAAACCGAGATTCTTCGTCGCTGCGCTCCTCAGAATGACATAATCACAGCCCCGGCGACGGGCTCGGGGTCATACTGAGCGAATGCCGTTGCGCAGCGTCCCCGGAGGGGAGGGATCTCGCCCCTGGTTTCTCCCCGTTTTTTTTCACGGCTCTATGCTATCCTTTTTTCGATGCAAAAAAGGCCGGAGGAGCTGAAGTCATGGAGCGTTCCTATTACGTCTACCTTCTTGCAAATGCCAACAACAGGGTGCTGTATACCGGAATCACGAACAATCTGAAGCGGCGGCTTTTTGAGCACAAGCACGGTCTTGTAGAAGGGTTTACGAAGAAGTATCGCGTTCATAAGCTGGTGTATTTCGAGGAGACGAATGATGTGAATACTGCGATAGCAAGAGAAAAGGAAATAAAGGGATGGATCAGGGCGAAGAAAAATGCCCTTGTCGAGAAAGAGAATCCAAGTTGGAGTGATCTGAGCAAGGGATGGGAGGTCGATTCTTCCCTTCCGGAAAAGTGATCGTACAAAAAAGACAGTTTGTAGGAAGTGTTTGGAGTGTTATGTCATCCTGAGG harbors:
- a CDS encoding ATP-binding protein, which codes for MFIGRENELEKLHRLYEEKGFQMPVIYGRRRVGKTRLIREFCAGKKTLFYAAIEQNDTEALRMFSDEVLRCLPGKQSSFISSFDSWDSAFRYVADFAREERIVLVIDEFPYIASANPSLPSILQKAIDHYFSGTQLFLILCGSSMSFMEHQVLDYKSPLYGRRTAQFKIQPLDCFDSMKFFPGWKGHEQLYGYGITGGIPQYLLAAGRHGSFRQAVEEEFLAGTGVLFEEPANLMKQEMREPAVYNSILRAIAGGASRQAEISTKVGMPSKSVANYLKALIDLEILRKDYPFGDNNSRKVVYRVKDQLFRFWYRFIPGAMSLIGMGMPDEAFEKMIAPHFSDYFGPVFEDICRQYLVRLNRQKSLRTVYREFARWWGSDPETRQQEEIDIVGSDIEWALFGECKWKGEKTGLREMEKLQKRSTLLLRDKKREYCLFSRAGFTEGLRKEAERTENTMLVNLEKLLGEI
- a CDS encoding GIY-YIG nuclease family protein; the encoded protein is MERSYYVYLLANANNRVLYTGITNNLKRRLFEHKHGLVEGFTKKYRVHKLVYFEETNDVNTAIAREKEIKGWIRAKKNALVEKENPSWSDLSKGWEVDSSLPEK